Proteins encoded within one genomic window of Desulfonatronospira thiodismutans ASO3-1:
- a CDS encoding RNA recognition motif domain-containing protein: MTNLYVGNLSWNTTETQLRDSFAEFGEVSSAKIIEDRETGRSRGFGFVEMENGADEAVEKLNGKDFDGRTIKVNVAKPKRESRF; this comes from the coding sequence ATGACCAATTTGTACGTAGGCAATTTGTCCTGGAACACAACCGAAACCCAACTCCGCGATTCTTTCGCCGAATTTGGAGAAGTAAGTTCAGCCAAAATAATTGAAGACCGTGAAACCGGCCGTTCTCGCGGCTTTGGTTTTGTGGAGATGGAAAACGGTGCCGATGAAGCCGTTGAAAAACTTAACGGCAAAGATTTCGACGGACGCACCATCAAGGTCAATGTTGCCAAGCCTAAAAGAGAATCCCGCTTCTAA
- a CDS encoding FCD domain-containing protein, translating to MDEQDIVKLESILSEMDPELNLHELYHLDRHFHSQLYGYSRLSHLCLVVDKLMESVDIFLINRPRGSKYLIQMQAQHNQIIDALKNKDETMLKKSLKHNIKHGLRLIKKAYGPYIYR from the coding sequence GTGGACGAGCAAGACATTGTTAAGCTGGAATCCATACTGTCTGAAATGGATCCAGAACTGAATCTCCATGAATTATACCATCTGGACCGCCATTTCCATTCCCAGCTTTATGGATATTCAAGGCTATCCCATCTTTGCCTCGTAGTGGACAAGCTGATGGAGTCCGTAGACATTTTCCTTATCAATCGTCCTCGCGGCAGCAAGTATTTAATCCAGATGCAGGCTCAGCACAATCAGATTATTGATGCTCTCAAAAATAAGGATGAAACCATGCTCAAAAAGAGTTTGAAGCACAATATCAAGCATGGGTTGAGGCTGATCAAAAAGGCTTATGGTCCTTATATATACCGTTAG